One window of the Salvia miltiorrhiza cultivar Shanhuang (shh) chromosome 6, IMPLAD_Smil_shh, whole genome shotgun sequence genome contains the following:
- the LOC130987393 gene encoding uncharacterized protein LOC130987393 isoform X1 produces the protein MGLFTYTVAGAALILIGGLESLASAAVSLKEIPHPPNIRRPAPATTSFLSTVTFLLISIVSVLFIVNSLMSLSDAASSKDSMGFVLQLEVIAIALLFLLYSGLGILSSIIESFRFPSKLLNVIYMFAFGEEFLLFYTQNKDPSGIENRYYDLILVPISVCLFSTILELKGSKSNYPKLGRGVGLVLQGMWTLQMGFSFYSNLIANGCALHARSRGNYTIKCKGHPEYHRGRAIATLQFNCHLALLITIAAGVYSLFCKTYSINRDFMRYKPLGVGDGGDMQLDNSQFTLESDDEDDETGIQEVRSVEMQKTVLVVPESTVNGWRWPKVAA, from the exons ATGGGACTATTCACCTACACTGTCGCCGGCGCCGCCTTAATTCTCATCGGCGGGTTGGAATCACTCGCCTCCGCCGCCGTTTCTCTCAAAGAAATCCCGCACCCGCCGAATATTCGTCGGCCTGCGCCGgcaacgacgtcgtttctttcGACGGTAACGTTTCTGCTGATCTCCATTGTGTCGGTCCTTTTCATCGTCAACTCTTTGATGTCTCTGTCCGATGCCGCTAGTTCCAAAGATAGCATGGGTTTCGTCTTACAGTTGGAAGTAATCGCAATCGCTTTGCTTTTTCTCTTATATTCTGGTTTAGGCATTTTGTCGAGCATCATAGAGTCGTTTCGATTTCCTTCAAAGTTACTCAATGTAATCTATATGTTCGCCTTTGGAGAGGAATTCCTGTTGTTTTACACGCAAAATAAGGATCCCAGTGGAATTGAAAATCGCTATTATGACCTAATTTTAGTGCCCATTTCTGTGTGTCTATTTTCCACCATACTTGAATTGAAGGGATCGAAATCGAATTATCCAAAGCTGGGCCGAGGTGTCGGGCTAGTCTTACAGGGGATGTGGACTCTGCAAATGGGATTTTCGTTTTACTCCAATTTGATTGCTAATGGGTGTGCTTTGCACGCTAGGAGTAGGGGGAATTATACCATTAAGTGCAAAGGGCACCCTGAATATCATCGTGGGCGTGCCATTGCAACGCTGCAGTTTAACTGCCATTTGGCTCTTCTGATCACTATAGCTGCTGGGGTATACTCGTTGTTCTGTAAGACGTATAGCATTAATCGGGATTTTATGCGGTATAAGCCCCTTGGAGTTGGAGATGGTGGGGATATGCAGCTGGATAATTCGCAGTTCACTTTGGAATCGGATGATGAGGATGACGAAACTGGGATTCAGGAAGTGAGGAGTGTTGAAATGCAGAAGACTGTTTTGGTGGTTCCTGAGTCCACAGTTAATG GGTGGCGATGGCCAAAGGTGGCTGCCTAG
- the LOC130987393 gene encoding uncharacterized protein LOC130987393 isoform X2, with protein MGLFTYTVAGAALILIGGLESLASAAVSLKEIPHPPNIRRPAPATTSFLSTVTFLLISIVSVLFIVNSLMSLSDAASSKDSMGFVLQLEVIAIALLFLLYSGLGILSSIIESFRFPSKLLNVIYMFAFGEEFLLFYTQNKDPSGIENRYYDLILVPISVCLFSTILELKGSKSNYPKLGRGVGLVLQGMWTLQMGFSFYSNLIANGCALHARSRGNYTIKCKGHPEYHRGRAIATLQFNCHLALLITIAAGVYSLFCKTYSINRDFMRYKPLGVGDGGDMQLDNSQFTLESDDEDDETGIQEVRSVEMQKTVLVVPESTVNA; from the exons ATGGGACTATTCACCTACACTGTCGCCGGCGCCGCCTTAATTCTCATCGGCGGGTTGGAATCACTCGCCTCCGCCGCCGTTTCTCTCAAAGAAATCCCGCACCCGCCGAATATTCGTCGGCCTGCGCCGgcaacgacgtcgtttctttcGACGGTAACGTTTCTGCTGATCTCCATTGTGTCGGTCCTTTTCATCGTCAACTCTTTGATGTCTCTGTCCGATGCCGCTAGTTCCAAAGATAGCATGGGTTTCGTCTTACAGTTGGAAGTAATCGCAATCGCTTTGCTTTTTCTCTTATATTCTGGTTTAGGCATTTTGTCGAGCATCATAGAGTCGTTTCGATTTCCTTCAAAGTTACTCAATGTAATCTATATGTTCGCCTTTGGAGAGGAATTCCTGTTGTTTTACACGCAAAATAAGGATCCCAGTGGAATTGAAAATCGCTATTATGACCTAATTTTAGTGCCCATTTCTGTGTGTCTATTTTCCACCATACTTGAATTGAAGGGATCGAAATCGAATTATCCAAAGCTGGGCCGAGGTGTCGGGCTAGTCTTACAGGGGATGTGGACTCTGCAAATGGGATTTTCGTTTTACTCCAATTTGATTGCTAATGGGTGTGCTTTGCACGCTAGGAGTAGGGGGAATTATACCATTAAGTGCAAAGGGCACCCTGAATATCATCGTGGGCGTGCCATTGCAACGCTGCAGTTTAACTGCCATTTGGCTCTTCTGATCACTATAGCTGCTGGGGTATACTCGTTGTTCTGTAAGACGTATAGCATTAATCGGGATTTTATGCGGTATAAGCCCCTTGGAGTTGGAGATGGTGGGGATATGCAGCTGGATAATTCGCAGTTCACTTTGGAATCGGATGATGAGGATGACGAAACTGGGATTCAGGAAGTGAGGAGTGTTGAAATGCAGAAGACTGTTTTGGTGGTTCCTGAGTCCACAGTTAATG CATAG